A window of the Helianthus annuus cultivar XRQ/B chromosome 4, HanXRQr2.0-SUNRISE, whole genome shotgun sequence genome harbors these coding sequences:
- the LOC110894753 gene encoding probable phospholipase A2 homolog 1, whose translation MICRRISFICFLIITIPIAESSDASQVRCSSRCVAENCNSIGIRYGKYCGVGWTGCPGEKPCDDLDACCQIHDECVEKKGMTNVKCHEKFKRCIKKVQKSGKTGFSNDCPYDTAVPTMQQGMDMAILFSQFGNSKLEL comes from the exons ATGATTTGTAGAAGAATATCATTCATCTGCTTCCTAATCATCACCATTCCGATTGCAGAATCTTCAGATGCATCTCAG GTGAGATGCAGCAGTAGATGCGTTGCAGAAAACTGTAACT CGATCGGAATACGGTACGGAAAGTATTGCGGTGTTGGATGGACTGGATGTCCAGGTGAAAAGCCCTGTGATGACCTTGATGCTTGTTGTCAGATTCATGACGAATGCGTCGAGAAAAAAG GAATGACTAATGTTAAATGTCACGAGAAGTTCAAACGCTGCATAAAGAAGGTTCAGAAATCAGGCAAAACCGGATTTTCCAATGATTGCCCTTACGACACCGCAGTGCCTACAATGCAACAAGGTATGGACATGGCCATCTTATTTAGCCAGTTTGGCAACTCTAAGCTTGAACTTTAA